Proteins from a single region of Cyanobium sp. Tous-M-B4:
- a CDS encoding type VI secretion system tube protein Hcp: MTQLLLSGTSLSASTSSYLEQALQLLEARLAAWVSNTNSYNALLLQVFGAQSSETTADLQTLLSGTGLTINLEILPATSLNGSYAAYTSSDPTGAERIYLNATWLESATAEQIEAVLLEELGHAIDIRLNGSADTAGDEGAIFSALLRDVTPAPAAYSENDQSVISIAGNSVPVEAAGIASEYKYFLRIDGIAGNSTVSGYEGWFEINSHDFDATAAAGTTDFAPLLVDVFNSPALSFLYQQITEGIPIASLQIQGVIVSTDTRLPIDITYELRLADVVITGLDNTSVAGDQQSMQLSFVGSQFGISTTPLNADGSLGSASTYAFDIETSRQIIFGDLPQPDPLPNAGFSARIRYFLRIDGIAGNSTTSGYEGWFEIDRHDFDAASAAGSLADFSPLRVDLRNAPSLRPFYQLISTGTSINSLQIRGVYDSFNEGDLTPTTSIVYELRLAGAVITGLDNTNVAGDQQALQLSFVGSKFGISSTPINADRSLGTAATYAFDFEINDSIGFSSLPEPGSLSNARISPVDRYFLKIDGIAGNSTVSRYEGWFEIEAHDFDVTKVTTTSNPEFSPLRIDLLDTPSLSFLYERIAEGSRIDSLQIHGVKDLVGGTTVKTYELRLADAAITGLDNTNFAGDQQVMQLAFVAKKFGISTTPLNTDGTIGRESAYAFDIPSNQQITFSDLPTPASLPIAGNSPVDLYFLNIDGIAGNSTARGYEGWFEINSHDFDVTGALLARPEFSPLRVDFFSNSSINLLYERIAEGSRIDSVQIHGVKVAGGSTVKTYELRLANAVITGLDNTNVAGDPPAMQLSFVGNKFGISTTPLNADGSTGTAATYAFDIPSKLETNFSNLPAPALPSNAGDFFATSYFLKIDGIAGNSTVSGYQGWFEIDSHDFDAVNQVSRNIVSGALEAGLASFSSLRVDLLDTPSLSLLYQRIAEGGTISSLQIHGVKNNFESGNTSATYELRLADAILTGLDNTNVAGDQQSMQLSFVGSKFGISTTPLNDDGSLGLAATYAFDIANNRSIDFGDLPTPANQPNAGVSPIDRYFLSIDGIAGNSTVSGYEGWFQINNHDFDVTRAGSAVADFSPLRIDLPDAPSLSLLYERIVEGGRINGLQIHGVSNLDVSRIIKTYELSFDDAFITGLDTENVAGKQPAMRLSFDVGSFTVSTTPLSENGILGATSTYNYTDEAVDGEATGTLAINGSAQEGGTLMALTSAISDPDGQISSFRYQWQVSANGTTGWGNIGSATGSSFSIAADQTLVGKFIRLNATSTDSFGGTTDFSSAATAAVANVEDEATGTLAITGNPQEGATLSADISAVTDPDGNVTYSYQWQVSANGIDGWSNIDSATGSSFSIAADQTLVGKFIRLNATSTDSFGGNTDFSSAATAAVVNIAPSISQVASTTANGTYSIGDVITLIVQFSETVLVDITSGTPQLQLETGDIDRFATYSSGSGTGILSFQYTVQAGDSSADLDQLFSSALQLNGGTIRDISGNNAILTLAAPGATGSLGANAALVIDGTNDNDNPVVLSDNNTDANSVAENAAIGTAVGITAFATDADSGATITAYSLTNSAGGLFSIDANGVVKVAAALDFEAANSHSITVKAVSSDGSENTETFSIAVTKAVEANAFPTKYYLLIDGLNGGSTEVNHRGWFEIDTLQFGAGVGVSSPPFREVSDPSFSELS, encoded by the coding sequence ATGACCCAGCTCCTCCTCAGCGGCACCTCCCTCTCAGCCAGTACCAGCTCATACCTGGAGCAGGCGCTGCAACTGCTGGAGGCACGCCTGGCTGCCTGGGTCAGCAACACCAACTCCTACAACGCCCTGCTGCTGCAGGTCTTTGGCGCCCAGAGCTCAGAGACCACCGCCGATCTCCAGACCCTGCTCTCCGGCACCGGCCTAACCATAAACCTTGAGATCCTCCCTGCCACCAGCCTCAACGGCAGCTACGCGGCTTACACCAGCAGCGATCCAACCGGCGCCGAACGCATCTACCTGAATGCCACCTGGCTGGAAAGCGCCACTGCTGAGCAGATCGAGGCCGTGTTGCTCGAGGAGCTCGGCCATGCCATCGACATCCGCCTCAATGGCAGCGCCGACACCGCCGGGGATGAAGGGGCCATCTTCTCCGCCTTGCTGCGCGATGTCACGCCAGCTCCTGCGGCCTATAGCGAAAACGACCAGAGCGTCATCAGCATCGCAGGCAACTCTGTGCCGGTTGAGGCTGCTGGAATTGCCTCAGAGTATAAATATTTTTTGAGGATCGATGGGATAGCTGGCAACTCAACTGTCAGCGGCTATGAAGGCTGGTTTGAGATTAATAGCCATGATTTTGACGCCACCGCTGCAGCGGGAACTACGGATTTCGCACCGCTGCTGGTAGACGTATTCAATTCCCCGGCACTTAGCTTCCTGTATCAGCAGATCACTGAAGGCATCCCGATTGCTAGCCTGCAAATTCAAGGAGTCATTGTTTCTACTGATACCAGACTTCCAATAGACATAACCTACGAGCTTCGCCTCGCTGATGTTGTTATTACAGGGTTAGACAATACAAGCGTTGCTGGCGATCAGCAATCTATGCAGCTGAGTTTTGTTGGTAGTCAATTTGGCATTTCCACAACTCCCTTAAACGCTGATGGAAGTTTGGGGTCTGCTTCAACCTATGCCTTTGATATTGAAACTTCACGACAAATCATCTTTGGCGATCTACCTCAGCCGGATCCGCTACCTAATGCCGGCTTTTCCGCTAGAATTAGATATTTCCTGAGAATAGATGGAATCGCTGGCAACTCCACTACCAGCGGCTATGAAGGTTGGTTTGAGATTGATAGACATGATTTTGATGCCGCCAGTGCAGCGGGATCCCTAGCCGATTTCTCACCCCTACGGGTTGATTTGCGCAATGCCCCGTCTCTAAGACCATTTTATCAGCTGATTTCAACAGGCACAAGTATCAATAGCCTTCAGATTCGTGGAGTCTACGACTCTTTTAATGAAGGAGACCTAACACCTACAACAAGCATAGTCTACGAGCTGCGCCTTGCCGGGGCCGTAATTACAGGATTAGACAATACAAATGTTGCTGGCGACCAGCAAGCCCTGCAGCTGAGTTTTGTTGGCAGCAAATTTGGCATCTCTTCAACTCCCATAAACGCTGATCGAAGCCTTGGGACTGCTGCGACCTATGCCTTTGATTTTGAAATCAATGATTCAATCGGCTTCAGCTCCCTACCTGAACCAGGATCGTTGTCCAATGCCCGCATCTCCCCTGTTGATCGCTATTTCCTGAAGATTGACGGAATTGCTGGCAACTCAACAGTCAGCCGCTATGAAGGTTGGTTTGAGATTGAGGCCCATGATTTTGATGTCACCAAGGTGACAACGACATCCAACCCTGAATTTTCACCGCTTCGTATTGATTTACTCGATACCCCATCCCTTAGCTTCCTTTATGAGCGGATTGCGGAAGGTAGCAGGATTGATAGTTTGCAGATTCATGGAGTAAAGGATTTAGTTGGCGGCACCACAGTTAAAACCTATGAGCTGCGCCTTGCCGATGCCGCGATTACAGGGCTAGATAATACAAATTTTGCTGGCGATCAGCAAGTCATGCAGCTAGCTTTTGTTGCTAAGAAATTCGGGATCTCCACAACCCCCCTCAATACTGATGGAACCATTGGGCGTGAATCAGCCTACGCCTTTGATATTCCAAGCAATCAGCAAATCACCTTCAGCGATCTTCCCACGCCAGCTTCTCTGCCCATTGCTGGTAACTCCCCTGTTGATCTCTATTTCTTGAACATTGATGGAATTGCTGGCAACTCAACTGCCAGAGGCTATGAAGGTTGGTTTGAGATTAATAGCCATGATTTTGATGTCACCGGGGCACTGCTCGCGAGGCCGGAGTTTTCACCGTTGCGGGTTGATTTTTTCAGCAATTCATCAATTAACCTCCTTTATGAGCGGATTGCGGAAGGTAGCAGGATTGATAGTGTGCAAATTCATGGAGTAAAGGTAGCTGGCGGCTCTACAGTTAAGACCTACGAGCTTCGCCTAGCCAATGCCGTTATTACAGGTTTAGATAATACAAATGTTGCTGGTGATCCGCCAGCAATGCAGCTAAGTTTTGTTGGCAACAAATTTGGCATCTCCACAACTCCCTTAAACGCTGATGGAAGCACTGGGACTGCTGCGACCTATGCCTTTGATATTCCAAGCAAGCTAGAAACCAACTTCAGCAATCTGCCCGCGCCAGCCCTTCCGTCCAATGCCGGCGACTTCTTTGCAACTAGCTACTTCCTTAAAATTGACGGGATTGCCGGTAACTCGACGGTCAGTGGCTATCAAGGTTGGTTCGAGATTGATAGCCATGATTTTGATGCTGTAAATCAAGTAAGCAGAAATATTGTCAGTGGGGCACTAGAAGCAGGCCTTGCGAGTTTTAGCTCGCTGCGGGTTGATTTACTCGATACCCCTTCCCTAAGCCTCCTATATCAGCGAATCGCGGAAGGCGGCACGATTAGCAGTCTGCAGATTCATGGAGTAAAAAATAATTTCGAAAGTGGAAACACGTCAGCAACCTACGAGCTGCGCCTTGCCGATGCCATTCTCACAGGGCTGGATAATACAAATGTTGCTGGCGATCAGCAATCCATGCAGCTGAGTTTTGTTGGCAGCAAGTTTGGCATCTCCACAACTCCCTTAAACGATGATGGAAGCCTTGGGCTTGCTGCGACTTATGCCTTTGATATTGCAAACAATCGGTCAATCGACTTTGGCGATCTTCCCACGCCAGCTAATCAGCCCAATGCTGGCGTCTCCCCTATTGACCGCTACTTCCTGAGCATTGATGGAATTGCTGGCAACTCAACTGTCAGTGGCTATGAAGGCTGGTTTCAGATTAATAACCACGATTTTGATGTCACCCGTGCAGGTAGTGCCGTAGCCGATTTCTCCCCGCTAAGGATTGATTTGCCCGATGCCCCATCCCTAAGCCTCCTGTATGAGCGGATTGTGGAAGGTGGCAGAATTAATGGCCTGCAGATTCATGGGGTTTCTAATCTTGACGTCAGCAGAATCATCAAAACCTATGAGCTTAGCTTCGACGATGCCTTTATTACAGGCCTAGATACGGAAAATGTTGCTGGCAAACAGCCGGCCATGCGACTTAGTTTTGATGTGGGCAGTTTCACAGTCTCCACCACCCCTTTGTCTGAAAATGGGATACTGGGCGCGACATCTACTTATAATTATACGGATGAAGCCGTTGATGGCGAGGCCACCGGCACACTCGCCATCAACGGCTCCGCACAAGAAGGAGGCACCCTGATGGCGCTCACCAGCGCCATCAGCGATCCAGACGGCCAGATCAGCTCCTTCAGATATCAATGGCAGGTGTCGGCTAACGGCACCACTGGCTGGGGCAACATCGGCTCCGCCACTGGCAGCTCCTTTTCCATTGCCGCTGATCAAACCCTGGTCGGCAAGTTCATCCGGCTCAATGCCACCTCCACCGATTCCTTCGGGGGCACCACCGACTTCTCCTCAGCAGCCACTGCCGCTGTTGCCAACGTCGAGGACGAGGCCACAGGCACCCTCGCCATCACAGGCAACCCACAAGAAGGCGCCACCCTCTCAGCTGACATCAGCGCCGTAACCGATCCCGACGGCAACGTCACTTACTCCTATCAGTGGCAGGTTTCGGCCAACGGCATCGATGGCTGGAGCAACATCGACTCCGCCACTGGCAGCTCCTTTTCCATTGCCGCTGATCAAACCCTGGTCGGCAAGTTCATCCGGCTCAATGCGACCTCCACCGATTCCTTCGGCGGCAACACCGACTTCTCCTCCGCAGCCACTGCCGCTGTCGTCAACATTGCGCCAAGCATCAGCCAGGTCGCCTCCACCACCGCCAACGGCACCTACAGCATCGGCGACGTCATCACCCTCATTGTTCAGTTCTCAGAAACGGTGCTGGTTGACATCACAAGCGGCACACCACAGCTGCAGCTGGAAACCGGTGACATTGATCGCTTCGCCACCTATAGCTCCGGCAGTGGCACCGGCATCCTCTCCTTCCAATACACCGTTCAAGCCGGTGATAGCTCCGCTGATCTCGATCAGCTCTTCAGCTCAGCCCTACAGCTCAATGGCGGCACCATCCGCGATATTTCAGGCAACAACGCAATCCTCACCCTTGCCGCTCCAGGTGCTACCGGCTCCCTTGGTGCCAATGCGGCTCTGGTCATTGATGGCACCAACGACAATGACAATCCTGTTGTCCTGAGCGACAACAACACCGACGCCAACTCGGTGGCAGAAAATGCCGCCATTGGCACGGCCGTCGGCATCACCGCCTTCGCCACTGACGCAGACTCCGGCGCCACCATCACCGCCTACAGCCTCACCAACAGCGCCGGCGGGCTCTTCTCCATCGATGCCAACGGTGTGGTGAAAGTTGCCGCTGCTCTCGATTTCGAGGCCGCCAACAGCCACTCCATCACCGTCAAGGCCGTCAGCTCTGATGGCTCCGAGAACACAGAAACCTTCTCCATTGCCGTCACAAAGGCCGTGGAGGCCAACGCCTTTCCAACGAAATATTATCTGTTGATTGACGGCCTCAACGGCGGATCGACTGAAGTAAATCACCGAGGTTGGTTTGAAATAGACACTCTCCAATTTGGTGCAGGCGTTGGCGTTAGCTCCCCTCCCTTTAGAGAAGTCAGTGATCCTTCGTTCTCGGAGCTGTCGG
- a CDS encoding DUF4915 domain-containing protein, with product MSPWLQGLGISLAFSTYRANRLLCLGTREQGLLKLHERLFDRPMGLFVAGESLWMATRCQLWRLYNLLATGRSLLSLAPPLPPPQPIPPDPLPDP from the coding sequence TTGAGCCCCTGGCTGCAGGGGCTGGGGATCTCGCTTGCCTTCTCCACCTACCGCGCCAACCGGCTCCTCTGCCTCGGCACCAGAGAGCAGGGCCTGCTCAAGCTGCACGAGCGTCTCTTCGATCGGCCCATGGGCCTGTTCGTGGCGGGCGAGAGCCTCTGGATGGCGACCCGCTGCCAGCTCTGGCGCCTTTACAACCTGCTCGCCACCGGCCGCTCACTGCTCTCCCTGGCACCGCCACTCCCGCCTCCACAACCAATTCCTCCAGATCCACTCCCGGATCCCTGA